In a single window of the Biomphalaria glabrata chromosome 5, xgBioGlab47.1, whole genome shotgun sequence genome:
- the LOC106063685 gene encoding mucin-2-like, which produces MISTTTSFMPNTTTCFMPNTTTSFMPNTTTCFMPNTTTSFMPNTTASFMPNTTTCFMPNTTTSFMHNTTASFMPNTTTSFMPNTTTSFMPSTTTSFMPNTTASFMPNTTTSFMPSTTTSFISNTTTSFMPSTTTTFIPNTTTSFMPSTTTSFMPNTTTSFMPNTTTSFMPNTFTSFMPNPTTSFLPNNYQLYVQHNYQLYAQHIYQLYAQHNYQLYAQHNYQLYAQHNYQLYAQHIYQFMSNTTTSFIPNTTTSFMSNTTTSFMFNTTTSFKPSTTTRFMPNTTTSFIPNTTTSFMPNTTTSFMPNTTTSFKPSTTTSFIPNTTTSFMPNTTTSFMPNSTTSFMSNTTTRFMHNTTTSFIPNSTTSFMPNTTTSFMPNSTTSFMPNTTTSFMPNTTTKKKSLKVKHVIKNWNQKFLSIGFQCSLQAALMLFQLHRTYTDRQRV; this is translated from the exons ATGATCAGCACAACTACCAGCTTTATGCCCAACACAACTACCTGCTTTATGCCCAACACAACTACCAGCTTTATGCCCAACACAACTACCTGCTTTATGCCCAACACAACTACCAGCTTTATGCCCAACACAACTGCCAGCTTTATGCCCAACACAACTACCTGCTTTATGCCCAACACAACTACCAGCTTTATGCACAACACAACTGCCAGCTTTATGCCAAACACAACTACCAGCTTTATGCCCAACACAACTACCAGCTTTATGCCCAGCACAACTACCAGCTTTATGCCCAACACAACTGCCAGCTTTATGCCTAACACAACTACCAGCTTTATGCCCAGCACAACTACCAGCTTTATTTCCAACACAACTACCAGCTTTATGCCCAGCACAACTACCACATTTATTCCCAACACAACTACCAGCTTTATGCCCAGCACAACTACTAGCTTTATGCCCAACACAACTACCAGCTTTATGCCCAACACAACTACCAGCTTTATGCCCAACACATTTACCAGCTTTATGCCCAACCCAACTACCAGCTTCTTGCCCAACAACTACCAGCTTTATGTCCAACACAACTACCAGCTTTATGCCCAACACATTTACCAGCTTTATGCCCAACACAACTACCAGCTTTATGCCCAACACAACTACCAGCTTTATGCCCAACACAACTACCAGCTTTATGCCCAACACATTTACCA ATTTATGTCCAACACAACTACCAGCTTTATTCCCAACACAACTACCAGCTTTATGTCCAACACAACTACCAGCTTTATGTTCAACACAACTACCAGCTTTAAGCCCAGCACAACTACCAGATTTATGCCCAACACAACTACCAGCTTTATTCCCAACACAACTACCAGCTTTATGCCCAACACAACTACCAGCTTTATGCCCAACACAACTACCAGCTTTAAGCCCAGCACAACTACCAGCTTTATTCCCAACACAACTACCAGCTTTATGCCCAACACAACTACCAGCTTTATGCCCAACTCAACTACCAGCTTTATGTCCAACACAACTACCAGATTTATGCACAACACAACTACCAGCTTTATTCCCAACTCAACTACCAGCTTTATGCCCAACACAACTACCAGCTTTATGCCCAACTCAACTACCAGCTTTATGCCCAACACAACTACCAGCTTTATGCCCAacacaactacaaaaaaaaaatccctaaaGGTCAAGCATGTTATCAAAAACTGGAACCAGAAATTTTTATCCATTGGATTTCAATGCTCTTTACAGGCGGCGTTAATGTTATTTCAACTTCACAGAACTTATACAGACAGGCAAAGAGtctaa